One region of Turicibacter bilis genomic DNA includes:
- a CDS encoding YhgE/Pip domain-containing protein encodes MIKNIWTIYKEDLKRIFTNYAALIVILALCILPSLYAWFNIKASWDPYGQQATSQIKIGVINNDKGTEFNGKLINIGDQVVDQLKENDLMGWQFVDEAEGEKALEEGTFYATITIPDNFSQDITSLVTSDVKKGQMIYRVNEKINAIAPKLTSKGATGVQENINQTIVETVSGILFEAGKGLGLEIQETVLPQLSHVYDQLEELISKFGDMNSLVQTAHNGGIQLKDLIASIQTDLPLIETTITSAKTTITSLESFMDTSKSALSDFMPTLKNDLLLIQTIADELNTYVSQIEEAILSGSDKAPELIENLITKVESTQSLVRSFVKVLESFNKFPAGRFDDLISQLQGVNGELDKAKDFLQQLHDTTVNGGEPNLTVLNNIKTLLSSVSSTASSIYNRFDSAIVPSLNNVIDQAYSTATNVLQVLKEAETKLPDVASLLNTAYEGADKGIDAIEYINSKLPEAENKVREVTAKLGDINESQSLQEVLTLLQEAVTERQNFMSSPVDLVEETIFPMHNYGTAMTPFYSVLAQWVGMTLLISMLSVHAKGEYRPSEEYFGKFLLFATIALVQGLIIALGDLYLLNIYCVNPGLFIVGILFTSITFTFIVYSLVSVFGNVGKVVSIILLVLQVAGSGGTFPIQLTPKFFQIINPFLPFTYAISFARESIGGIVENVLAKDIIIMCIYSVGAVLISLFLKKPINKLLQGFAEKFEESGLGE; translated from the coding sequence TATATTACCGTCACTTTATGCGTGGTTTAATATTAAAGCATCGTGGGATCCTTATGGTCAGCAAGCAACGAGTCAAATTAAAATTGGTGTGATTAATAATGACAAGGGAACTGAGTTCAATGGAAAACTCATTAATATTGGAGATCAAGTGGTTGATCAATTAAAAGAAAATGATTTAATGGGATGGCAATTTGTTGACGAAGCAGAAGGAGAGAAGGCATTAGAAGAGGGAACCTTCTATGCAACGATTACGATTCCTGATAATTTTTCACAAGATATTACATCTTTAGTGACAAGTGATGTAAAAAAAGGACAAATGATTTATCGAGTGAATGAAAAAATTAATGCTATTGCTCCTAAGTTAACTAGTAAAGGGGCTACTGGTGTTCAAGAGAATATCAATCAAACAATTGTTGAAACGGTTAGTGGTATTTTGTTTGAAGCGGGAAAAGGATTAGGTTTAGAAATTCAAGAAACCGTATTACCTCAGTTATCGCATGTTTATGATCAATTAGAAGAATTAATTTCAAAATTTGGCGATATGAATAGTTTAGTGCAAACAGCTCATAATGGTGGAATTCAATTAAAAGACTTAATTGCCTCAATTCAGACCGATTTACCATTGATTGAAACGACCATTACTTCTGCAAAGACAACGATTACTTCTTTAGAAAGTTTCATGGATACTTCAAAATCAGCGCTAAGTGATTTCATGCCGACCTTAAAAAATGATCTGTTATTAATTCAGACGATTGCTGATGAACTAAATACTTATGTGAGTCAAATAGAAGAGGCCATTCTAAGTGGGTCAGACAAAGCTCCTGAATTGATTGAGAACTTAATTACAAAAGTAGAAAGTACTCAAAGTTTAGTGCGATCATTTGTTAAAGTATTAGAGAGTTTCAATAAATTCCCAGCTGGGAGATTTGATGATTTAATTTCACAGTTACAGGGTGTGAATGGAGAATTAGATAAAGCTAAAGACTTTTTACAACAATTACATGATACTACTGTTAATGGTGGAGAACCTAATTTAACGGTTTTAAATAACATCAAAACTTTATTAAGTAGTGTTTCAAGTACAGCGAGTTCCATTTATAATCGTTTTGATAGTGCTATTGTGCCATCTTTAAATAATGTCATTGATCAGGCTTATAGTACAGCAACTAATGTCTTACAAGTTTTAAAAGAGGCTGAAACAAAATTACCAGATGTTGCTTCCTTATTAAATACAGCGTATGAAGGAGCAGATAAAGGAATTGACGCCATTGAATATATCAACTCAAAATTACCTGAAGCAGAGAATAAAGTAAGAGAAGTGACTGCAAAACTTGGTGATATTAATGAAAGCCAAAGTTTACAAGAGGTGTTAACGTTACTTCAAGAAGCAGTGACGGAACGTCAAAACTTTATGTCATCTCCCGTCGATTTAGTTGAGGAAACCATCTTCCCAATGCATAACTACGGTACTGCGATGACACCATTTTATAGTGTACTCGCTCAGTGGGTCGGAATGACGTTATTAATTTCAATGTTATCGGTTCATGCAAAAGGCGAATATCGTCCAAGTGAAGAATATTTTGGAAAGTTCTTGTTGTTTGCAACAATTGCACTTGTTCAAGGTCTTATTATTGCATTAGGTGATTTATATCTTTTAAATATCTACTGTGTCAATCCAGGTTTATTTATTGTTGGAATTTTATTCACGAGTATCACATTTACTTTTATCGTTTATTCACTCGTTTCAGTATTTGGTAACGTTGGAAAGGTTGTCTCAATTATTCTATTAGTCTTACAAGTGGCAGGTTCAGGAGGAACTTTCCCAATTCAATTAACACCTAAGTTCTTCCAAATTATTAATCCATTTTTGCCTTTTACATATGCGATTTCTTTTGCACGTGAATCGATTGGTGGAATCGTGGAAAATGTTTTAGCAAAAGATATTATCATTATGTGTATCTATAGTGTGGGGGCAGTTCTTATTTCATTATTTTTAAAGAAACCAATTAATAAGTTATTACAAGGATTTGCTGAGAAATTTGAAGAAAGTGGGTTAGGGGAATAA
- a CDS encoding alpha/beta hydrolase encodes MIRVILYSVFTLCLIAVVYVMIYQFLFRYDESCSKLKVLNLEKAIDDFYLSEEDYIENMTKYVYPKLEKYRKSESFMNDGHTIVYESYLLEEPKATIIMIHGNCEKKEKYQEAIYYFLNMNYQVYIFDQYGHGESTRSPSDRNLVDVDHYAVYVNDLRYLIEEIVIKEVKMTQIVLFGHSMGGCIAALLAEQYPTLIDGLILSSPMFQVDTAGIWEGFAYPYIKLGCLLGKKTDYLVGEPYRQELEQEITSTHLLTNSQKRGSFMYQQRFTSSTSPTFGSSWQWVRASIDAIHQALKKENIAFIDAPILLFQAEEDRAVLPYGQYSFANSAHEIDFYLIENAQHELYIDHHALEAPQ; translated from the coding sequence ATGATAAGGGTAATCCTTTACAGTGTTTTCACTTTATGTTTGATAGCTGTCGTTTATGTCATGATCTATCAGTTTCTATTTAGATATGATGAAAGTTGTTCAAAATTAAAAGTATTGAATTTAGAAAAAGCAATCGACGATTTTTATTTATCAGAAGAAGATTATATAGAAAATATGACTAAATATGTGTACCCCAAACTAGAGAAGTATAGAAAAAGTGAGAGCTTTATGAATGATGGACATACGATTGTGTATGAAAGTTATCTTCTCGAAGAACCTAAAGCGACGATTATTATGATACATGGAAACTGTGAGAAAAAAGAGAAGTATCAAGAAGCAATTTATTATTTTTTAAATATGAACTATCAAGTCTATATCTTTGATCAATATGGTCATGGAGAGTCAACCCGTAGTCCAAGTGATAGAAATTTAGTTGATGTAGATCATTATGCTGTTTATGTGAATGATTTGCGTTATTTAATCGAGGAGATTGTTATAAAAGAAGTGAAGATGACTCAAATCGTTTTATTCGGACATTCGATGGGCGGGTGTATTGCTGCCTTATTAGCTGAGCAGTATCCAACGCTTATCGATGGCTTGATTTTATCATCACCAATGTTTCAAGTAGATACTGCAGGAATTTGGGAAGGATTTGCTTATCCGTATATTAAGTTAGGTTGCCTATTAGGAAAGAAAACAGATTACTTAGTGGGAGAACCTTATCGTCAAGAATTAGAGCAAGAAATCACTTCAACTCACTTATTAACCAATAGTCAAAAGAGAGGAAGTTTTATGTATCAACAACGATTTACAAGTAGCACTTCTCCAACATTCGGTTCTTCTTGGCAATGGGTAAGAGCATCAATCGATGCCATTCATCAAGCACTTAAGAAAGAAAATATTGCTTTCATAGACGCTCCAATCTTATTATTTCAAGCAGAAGAGGATAGAGCTGTGCTGCCATATGGTCAATATTCTTTTGCAAATTCAGCTCATGAAATTGATTTTTATTTAATTGAGAATGCACAGCACGAGTTGTATATAGACCATCACGCCCTAGAGGCACCACAATAA
- the htpG gene encoding molecular chaperone HtpG: MKQFKAESKRLLDLMINSIYTHREIFLRELISNASDAIDKLYYKALTDSDLSFNADDYFIKISIDEEKRQITISDTGIGMTEAELDEHLGVIAKSGSLQFKKDTELEDGHDIIGQFGVGFYSAFLVADKVTVISKALGAETAYKWESCGADGYTIEPCEKATVGTDIILTVKENTEDENFDEYLDVYKLKSIIKKYSDFIRYPIKMDLTRSQLKEGSESEYEEVTEEQTVNSMVPIWKKNKRELTDEDYENFYNEKHFGFDQPLAHIHLSVDGTVSYNAILYIPEKMPYDFYTTEYEKGLELYSSGVLIMNKCADLLPDYFSFVKGIVDSEDLSLNISREILQHDRQLKLIAKNIKTKIKNELEKMIKNDREKYETFYQSFGRQLKYGVYSDFGANKDVLQDLLMFASSHEDKLVTLDEYVSRMKEDQTHIYYAVGDSIDRIKKLPQSEAVLDKGYEILYFTEDIDEFAIKMLMSYQDKEFKSVSSADLGLDTDAKEEEATKEFATLFENMTSVLSGKVKTVRASRRLKSHPVCLANEGDLSIEMEKVLNSMPNGQQVKADKVLEVNVNHDVFKSLQAAYEHDKEKFDLFTDVLYNQARLIEGLDIEDPVAFTNNVCRLMK; the protein is encoded by the coding sequence TTGAAACAATTTAAAGCAGAGTCAAAACGATTATTAGATTTAATGATTAATTCAATTTACACACATCGTGAAATTTTCTTACGTGAGTTAATTTCGAATGCAAGTGATGCGATTGATAAACTATATTATAAAGCCTTAACAGATTCAGATTTAAGCTTCAATGCAGATGATTACTTTATTAAAATTTCTATTGATGAAGAAAAGCGTCAGATTACGATTTCTGATACAGGAATCGGTATGACAGAAGCGGAGTTGGATGAACATTTAGGGGTTATCGCTAAAAGTGGTTCATTACAATTTAAAAAAGATACAGAGTTAGAAGATGGTCATGATATTATTGGACAATTTGGGGTTGGATTTTATTCAGCTTTCTTAGTGGCTGATAAAGTGACTGTCATTTCAAAAGCTTTAGGAGCAGAAACAGCTTATAAGTGGGAATCATGTGGAGCCGATGGATATACGATTGAGCCATGTGAAAAAGCAACGGTTGGAACAGACATCATTTTAACAGTAAAAGAAAATACAGAAGATGAAAACTTTGATGAGTATTTAGATGTCTATAAATTAAAATCAATTATCAAAAAATATTCAGACTTCATTCGTTATCCAATTAAAATGGATTTAACACGCTCACAACTAAAAGAAGGTAGTGAAAGTGAATATGAAGAAGTCACAGAAGAACAAACAGTTAATAGCATGGTTCCAATTTGGAAGAAAAATAAACGCGAATTAACTGATGAAGATTATGAAAACTTCTATAATGAAAAACACTTTGGATTTGATCAACCATTAGCACATATTCATTTAAGTGTAGATGGAACAGTAAGCTATAATGCTATTCTTTATATTCCAGAGAAGATGCCATACGATTTCTATACAACAGAGTATGAAAAAGGATTAGAACTTTATTCAAGTGGTGTCTTAATCATGAATAAATGTGCCGACCTATTACCAGATTACTTTAGTTTCGTCAAAGGAATTGTCGATTCAGAAGATTTATCGTTAAATATTTCTCGTGAAATTTTACAGCATGACCGTCAATTAAAATTAATTGCAAAGAACATTAAAACGAAAATTAAAAATGAATTAGAAAAAATGATTAAAAATGATCGTGAAAAGTATGAAACATTCTATCAATCATTTGGACGTCAATTAAAATATGGTGTTTATTCAGACTTTGGAGCAAACAAAGACGTGCTACAAGATTTATTAATGTTTGCTTCATCTCATGAAGATAAATTAGTGACATTAGATGAATACGTGTCTCGTATGAAAGAAGATCAAACGCATATTTACTATGCCGTAGGAGATTCTATTGATCGTATTAAAAAGTTACCACAATCAGAGGCTGTGTTAGATAAAGGATATGAGATTTTATACTTCACAGAAGATATTGATGAATTTGCGATTAAAATGTTAATGTCATACCAAGACAAAGAATTTAAATCAGTTTCTAGTGCGGATTTAGGATTAGATACAGATGCAAAAGAAGAGGAAGCAACAAAAGAGTTTGCAACGTTATTTGAAAATATGACGTCAGTATTAAGCGGAAAAGTTAAAACTGTTCGTGCAAGCCGCCGTTTAAAATCTCATCCTGTTTGTTTAGCTAATGAAGGGGATTTATCAATTGAAATGGAAAAGGTATTAAACTCAATGCCAAATGGTCAGCAAGTAAAAGCTGATAAAGTATTAGAAGTTAATGTTAACCATGATGTGTTTAAATCATTACAAGCTGCATATGAACATGACAAAGAGAAGTTTGATTTATTTACAGATGTCTTATATAATCAAGCACGCTTAATCGAAGGTTTAGATATTGAAGATCCAGTGGCCTTTACAAATAATGTTTGTCGATTAATGAAATAA